The Malus sylvestris chromosome 3, drMalSylv7.2, whole genome shotgun sequence genomic sequence attttgtttttaagctTAATGCTAGGATAAAGTATAGAACTTggaggtttgtaattatgatgCTCACATGGGATGTGAATATGTTGTTTCAAAATTGAAGGAAGGGTTCGAAATCTGGGGCTTCATTGAAGTGTTCTGGCTGTCAAGGAACTGGTATGAAGGTCTCAATTAGGCACCTGGGCCCGTCTATGATTCAACAGATGCAGCATGCTTGCAATGAGTGTAAGGGTACTGGAGAGACCATTAGTGACCGAGACCGCTGTACTCAGTGCAAGGGGGAGAAGGTTGTTCAAGAGAAGAAGGTGTTGGAAGTCCATGTGGAGAAAGGCATGCAGAATGGACAGAAGATCACATTCCCTGGTGAAGCAGATGAAGCTGTATGTTACGTATCCTCATTAATTGTGACTTGGTATTATTAGTAGTAGCAGTTATAGTTTTAATTCTGTATTTGGAAATGTGGGATTGATTGGTTTGCTGTGTCTACTGTGTCAACTGTGTCAACTGTGTCATTGCAGCCTGAGACAGTCACTGGTGATATAGTGTTTGTCATTCAGCAAAAAGAACATCCAAAGTTCAAGAGAAAGGGCGAGGACCTTTTCGTCGAGCACACTCTGCCTCTAACGGAGGCTCTATGCGGCTTCCAGTTTGTGTTGACCCATTTGGATGGCAGGCAGCTGCTTATAAAATCAAACCCTGGCGAAGTTGTCAAGCCTGGTAAGTAAAGCTAATAAATAAACTAAGAGAATTTAATGTATTGGCTAGTGAATCCTCGGAATGTTATAATCCTgtgatttattttgataatgCAGATTCGTTCAAGGCGATCAATGACGAGGGTATGCCCATGTATCAGAGGCCATTCATGAAGGGGAAGCTATACATTCACTTCAATGTGGAATTCCCAGAGTCTCTCAACCCTGAGCAAGTCAAGGCCCTGGAAGCTGCTCTTCCAGGCAAGCCATCAGCATCTCAGCTCACGGATATGGAGGTGGACGAGTGTGAGGAGACGACTCTGCATGATGTGAACATGGAGGAGGAGATGAGGAGGAAGCAGCTGCAGGCTCAGCAAGAGGCCTATGATGAGGACGATGACATGCCTGGTGGTGCTCAGAGGGTGCAGTGCGCCC encodes the following:
- the LOC126615126 gene encoding dnaJ protein homolog, giving the protein MFGRAPKKSDNTRYYEILGVSQSASSDDLKKAYKKAAIKNHPDKGGDPEKFKELAHAYEVLSDPEKREIYDQYGEDALKEGMGGGGGGGHDPFDIFSSFFGGSPFGGGGSSRGRRQRRGEDVVHALKVSLEDLYLGTSKKLSLSRNVLCSKCNGKGSKSGASLKCSGCQGTGMKVSIRHLGPSMIQQMQHACNECKGTGETISDRDRCTQCKGEKVVQEKKVLEVHVEKGMQNGQKITFPGEADEAPETVTGDIVFVIQQKEHPKFKRKGEDLFVEHTLPLTEALCGFQFVLTHLDGRQLLIKSNPGEVVKPDSFKAINDEGMPMYQRPFMKGKLYIHFNVEFPESLNPEQVKALEAALPGKPSASQLTDMEVDECEETTLHDVNMEEEMRRKQLQAQQEAYDEDDDMPGGAQRVQCAQQ